The proteins below are encoded in one region of Mya arenaria isolate MELC-2E11 chromosome 15, ASM2691426v1:
- the LOC128219969 gene encoding uncharacterized protein LOC128219969 — MNPLKCVIVTILYWFGEICKGQGVFVSQHETKWNESRCTLAVPSVTCKDNGSCIVENGLDFFTKADGQDNGFWIGYAKTWISYAYVGCGQLNDGTDYFVSTLSECRRTTGCHKFGIQKSKVGLRCKCASKVPKQKKSCEEKCDEPDQYPCGDTVDTNIFSFYTVENVPPSNNSQDIHNNCLQFSFKYRPGNDYHWESCTLDTYPKLLCSNKNYFDRKPKAKIQTQSYGNWAQAVENCIVGGKFPASIQSIRNANFTDQEDQNHWTGITKKESIISLNDMLDDSIYPPVTYAYVEQINQIFYVKFAQKKELRKSLCAGDGTSTESARTKGSTAGLAAGLSVSLVVLIIVTIIVLVFLKRRGL, encoded by the exons ATGAATCCATTGAAATGTGTAATTGTGACCATTTTGTATTGGTTTGGAGAGATTTGCAAAG GTCAGGGAGTTTTTGTTTCACAACATGAAACGAAATGGAACGAGTCTAGATGCACCTTGGCAGTACCAAGTGTAACCTGCAAGGATAATGGCTCATGCATTGTTGAAAATggtttggatttttttacaaaagcaGACGGTCAAGACAATGGATTTTGGATTGGATATGCCAAAACATGGATTAGTTATGCTTATGTTG GATGTGGCCAATTGAACGATGGAACcgattattttgtttcaactcTGAGCGAATGCAGACGTACAACAGGATGTCATAAGTTCGGTATACAAAAATCAAAAGTG GGCTTGCGATGTAAATGTGCCAGTAAAGTCCCTAAGCAGAAAAAATCTTGCGAAGAAAAATGTGACGAACCGGATCAATATCCATGTGGTGACACAGTCGACACCAATATATTCTCATTTTACACTGTAGAAAATG ttcctCCTAGCAATAATTCACAAGACATTCACAACAACTGCCTTCAGTTCTCCTTTAAGTACAGACCTGGAAATGACTACCATTGGGAGTCATGCACTTTAGATACCTACCCAAAGCTTTTATGCAGcaacaaaaattattttg ATCGTAAACCGAAGGCGAAAATACAGACTCAAAGTTATGGGAATTGGGCTCAGGCTGTTGAAAACTGCATCGTTGGAGGAAAATTCCCTGCATCGATACAAAGTATAAGAAATGCGAATTTTACAGACCAGGAAGACCAGAACCACTGGACAGGAATAACTAAAAAAGAGTCCATCATATCCTTAAACGATATGCTTG ATGATAGCATCTATCCGCCAGTGACGTATGCGTATGTGGAGCAGATCAACCAGATTTTTTACGTCAAGTTTGCCCAGAAAAAAGAGTTAAGAAAAAGTTTGTGCGCAGGAG ATGGCACATCGACAGAATCCGCAAGAACGAAAG GATCAACGGCAGGTCTCGCTGCTGGTTTGTCCGTTTCCCTGGTAGTGCTTATCATTGTGACGATCATTGTGCTGGTGTTCTTAAAAAGAAG GGGACTATGA